A region of Etheostoma cragini isolate CJK2018 chromosome 24, CSU_Ecrag_1.0, whole genome shotgun sequence DNA encodes the following proteins:
- the lancl1 gene encoding glutathione S-transferase LANCL1 — protein MDTRAWRNPYHDYDGNPASTQALFDCQGKLTAEFAQRLSSKISELLAVMENGLKSADPRDCTSYTGWAGIALLYLHLHNVFRDTSLLQRALEYVSRSLKCLTRRHDVTFLCGDAGPLAIAAVVYHRLQRVQETDECINRLLQFHQNVVKGAGGLPDELLYGRMGYLYSLVFINQQLGQDRIPLQYIQQISESVLVSGEHLSRKFRVQNHSPLMYEWYQEQYVGAAHGLAGIYYYLMQPGFVCVEEYVHRLVKPSVDHVCRLKFPTGNYPPCIGDDRDLLVHWCHGSPGVVYMLLQAYKAFGVPQYLEDALQCGEVVWHCGLLKKGYGLCHGAAGNAYTFLALYRLTQDPKHLYRACMFADWCMNYGKHGCRTPDTPFSLFEGMAGTIYFLADILQPMKARFPAFEV, from the exons ATGGACACAAGAGCCTGGAGGAATCCATATCACGACTATGATGGAAACCCTGCGTCCACTCAGGCGTTGTTCGACTGTCAAGGAAAG CTCACAGCAGAGTTCGCCCAGCGACTGAGCAGCAAGATCAGTGAGCTTTTGGCTGTCATGGAAAACGGCCTGAAGTCTGCTGACCCAAGAGATTGCACCAGTTACACCGGCTGGGCAG GCATTGCTCTGCTCTACCTGCACCTCCACAACGTGTTCAGGGACACGTCCTTGCTTCAAAGAGCTCTGGAATATGTGAGCCGCAGTCTGAAGTGCTTGACCCGGCGCCATGACGTCACCTTCCTATGTGGAGATGCAGGGCCCCTGGCTATCGCTGCTGTGGTCTACCATCGCCTGCAGAGGGTGCAAGAGACTGATGAGTGCATCAACAG ACTGCTGCAGTTTCACCAGAATGTGGTGAAAGGTGCAGGCGGGCTGCCTGATGAGCTGCTTTATGGCCGGATGGGTTACCTCTACTCCCTCGTCTTCATCAACCAGCAGCTTGGGCAAGACAGGATCCCACTGCAGTACATCCAGCAG ATCAGCGAGTCCGTGCTGGTGTCAGGCGAGCACCTCAGCAGGAAGTTCAGGGTCCAGAACCACAGCCCTCTGATGTACGAGTGGTACCAGGAGCAGTACGTTGGCGCCGCCCATGGCCTTGCAGGCATCTACTACTACCTCATGCAG CCCGGCTTCGTGTGTGTGGAGGAGTACGTACACAGGCTGGTGAAGCCCAGTGTCGACCACGTCTGTCGTCTCAAGTTCCCCACAGGAAACTACCCTCCCTGTATCGGAGACGATCGCGACCTGCTGGTTCACTGGTGCCACGGATCCCCAGGGGTGGTCTACATGCTATTGCAGGCATACAAG GCCTTCGGAGTACCCCAGTACCTGGAGGACGCCCTGCAGTGTGGCGAGGTGGTGTGGCATTGTGGCTTGCTGAAGAAGGGCTACGGGCTGTGTCACGGTGCGGCGGGAAACGCCTACACCTTCCTGGCCCTCTACCGGCTAACGCAGGACCCCAAGCACCTTTACAGAGCCTGCATG TTTGCTGACTGGTGCATGAACTACGGCAAACATGGATGCCGAACACCCGACACTCCCTTCTCCCTTTTTGAAG GCATGGCCGGCACCATCTACTTCTTGGCCGACATTCTGCAGCCAATGAAAGCAAGGTTCCCAGCCTTTGAGGTGTAA
- the mylz3 gene encoding LOW QUALITY PROTEIN: myosin, light polypeptide 3, skeletal muscle (The sequence of the model RefSeq protein was modified relative to this genomic sequence to represent the inferred CDS: inserted 1 base in 1 codon) — protein MAQDHSVLGLRXCFSFFPLLQLLLSKMAEPAAAASEFSPDQIEDFKESFGLFDRVGDNQVAYNQVADIMRALGQNPTNKDVAKILGNPTPDDMANKRINFDAFLPMLKQVDAAPKGSYDDYVEGLRVFDKEGNGTVMGAELRIVLSTLGEKMSEPEIEALMTGQEDENGSIHYEAFVKHIMSV, from the exons ATGGCTCAGGACCACTCTGTCTTGGGACTTC TttgcttctctttctttccgCTACTCCAGCTGCTACTCTCCAAAAtg gccGAACCAGCCGCAGCCGCGTCGGAATTCTCCCCCGACCAGATTGAGG ATTTCAAGGAGTCTTTCGGCCTCTTCGACAGAGTCGGTGACAACCAGGTCGCCTACAACCAGGTGGCCGACATCATGCGCGCTCTGGGCCAGAACCCAACCAACAAGGACGTTGCAAAGATTCTGGGCAACCCAACCCCCGATG acatggCCAACAAGAGGATCAACTTTGATGCTTTCCTGCCCATGCTGAAGCAGGTTGACGCCGCGCCAAAGGGTAGCTACGACGACTACGTTGAGGGTCTGCGCGTCTTCGACAAAGAGGGCAACGGCACGGTCATGGGCGCTGAGCTGCGCATCGTGCTGTCCACCCTAG GAGAGAAGATGTCCGAGCCAGAGATTGAGGCCCTTATGACCGGCCAGGAGGACGAGAATGGCAGCATCCACTATGAGG ctttCGTCAAGCACATCATGTCCGTGTAA